The proteins below come from a single Ruegeria sp. THAF33 genomic window:
- a CDS encoding IS6 family transposase encodes MTKSNPFKGFQSSPEIIRLAVMLYVRFPLSLRNVEDLLHERGVEISHETVRFWWHRFGLMFAAEIRKRRIEGMRSSRWRWHLDEMFVKINGEQHYLWRAVDHEGEVLESFVTKTRDKKAALKFLKKSMKRHGRPHVFVTDKLRSYGAALKEIGAADRQETGRWLNNRAENSHLPFRRRERAMLRFRRMRSLQKFAAVHSSVHNHFNQDRHFYSRQNFKLNRAAALAEWRQLCSG; translated from the coding sequence TTCAGAGTAGCCCGGAAATTATCCGCCTGGCGGTGATGCTGTACGTCCGTTTCCCGCTGTCGCTCCGCAACGTCGAGGATCTGCTGCATGAGCGCGGCGTCGAGATCAGCCATGAAACGGTCCGGTTCTGGTGGCACCGCTTCGGGCTAATGTTTGCGGCCGAGATCCGGAAACGCCGGATTGAGGGGATGCGATCCAGTCGATGGAGATGGCACCTGGACGAGATGTTCGTGAAGATAAACGGCGAGCAGCACTATCTCTGGCGGGCTGTCGATCACGAGGGCGAAGTGCTGGAGAGCTTTGTGACAAAAACCCGGGACAAGAAGGCCGCCTTGAAATTTCTCAAGAAATCAATGAAGCGCCATGGTCGGCCGCATGTCTTCGTTACCGACAAGCTGCGCTCTTACGGCGCCGCGCTGAAGGAGATCGGTGCGGCGGATCGGCAGGAAACCGGCCGCTGGCTGAACAATCGTGCGGAAAATTCTCACCTGCCATTCCGACGACGGGAGAGGGCCATGCTCCGCTTCCGGCGCATGCGAAGTCTTCAGAAATTCGCCGCTGTCCATTCTTCCGTGCACAACCATTTCAACCAGGACCGCCACTTCTATTCACGACAAAACTTCAAACTCAACCGTGCCGCCGCTCTCGCCGAGTGGCGTCAACTCTGTTCCGGGTAA
- a CDS encoding toll/interleukin-1 receptor domain-containing protein — protein sequence MEILLEVARITGYELPLNFIFGCVIMALSIFQSYAHQDWKPAPAYTESRLEIFVDVIRQNLGANDHRRNVIWRRDSEGALRYGDDVDSTIEKIIDKCDVGLVILSKSYVASENCTKEFDLLVSSGKPFLVLQLEPISDELERFDWLERYNEVKTQLYCELFDPPKTPDGRVTLIGYPTPQIDEANEKLFYDKALHLAQDILRKFDVLELEDTAGSDGGDQPKEDTTLCDVLLLATCPEPETEEAAKKLVAILRQSDIHVRRLDENSITTDLLDKAVGRARVVAQTLGIMSGRKIGGEALAEMQYKRVSKIGKPQLTWLTKSARNLVHLSDSYRDFIQSIEFDNRSVEDFARSLCRLVKDEHEKETLFQSYNIPAGNAIVVIDAHQDDWDAGQRFQERVEQAAKNLLDNIVVQFVDEGKESYRDTTKLLAAAKIHAVLMMYGPSRAGRCRVQERMPEYIKPIALQRQRNRTILSALAIGDPCDPSAPPSPRGYAGGKEIYRLLLDKTSLNDDRTKAFVEHLSAIAQEFGSGDAALNPDRVV from the coding sequence ATGGAGATTCTCTTAGAAGTTGCGCGAATCACGGGATATGAGCTACCATTAAATTTTATTTTTGGATGCGTAATTATGGCCTTGAGTATTTTTCAGAGTTATGCACACCAAGATTGGAAGCCGGCCCCTGCTTACACTGAAAGTAGGTTGGAAATCTTCGTTGATGTTATCCGGCAGAACCTTGGTGCAAATGACCATCGACGAAACGTCATATGGCGGAGAGACTCTGAAGGTGCGCTGCGCTACGGTGACGACGTTGATTCAACAATTGAGAAGATTATCGACAAGTGCGACGTTGGGTTGGTCATTCTTTCAAAGTCATATGTTGCGTCAGAGAACTGCACAAAAGAATTCGATTTGTTGGTCAGTTCCGGCAAACCATTTTTGGTACTTCAGCTAGAGCCCATTTCCGATGAACTGGAAAGGTTTGACTGGTTAGAAAGGTACAATGAAGTCAAGACGCAACTGTACTGCGAATTGTTTGATCCGCCAAAAACCCCGGACGGTCGCGTGACGCTGATTGGTTACCCTACCCCGCAAATCGACGAAGCAAACGAGAAACTGTTTTATGATAAAGCCCTCCATCTTGCTCAAGATATTCTGCGCAAGTTCGATGTACTAGAATTGGAGGACACAGCAGGCTCTGATGGAGGCGATCAACCTAAAGAAGACACGACACTTTGTGACGTTCTATTGCTAGCCACGTGCCCAGAGCCCGAGACTGAAGAAGCGGCCAAGAAATTAGTTGCTATACTGCGTCAAAGTGACATTCATGTGAGGAGACTTGATGAGAATTCAATTACAACAGATCTATTGGACAAGGCAGTTGGCAGGGCTCGCGTAGTTGCGCAAACCCTTGGTATTATGTCAGGGCGCAAGATTGGAGGCGAGGCGCTTGCCGAAATGCAGTACAAACGTGTTAGCAAAATTGGAAAACCACAGCTGACCTGGTTAACCAAATCTGCAAGAAACCTTGTGCATCTAAGCGACAGCTACCGAGATTTCATCCAATCGATTGAATTCGACAATCGTAGTGTTGAAGATTTCGCGCGGTCTCTTTGTCGGCTTGTAAAAGATGAGCATGAGAAAGAAACTCTTTTTCAAAGCTACAACATACCCGCAGGCAACGCCATCGTAGTGATTGATGCTCATCAAGATGATTGGGATGCCGGACAGCGCTTCCAAGAACGAGTAGAGCAAGCGGCTAAAAACTTGTTAGATAACATCGTCGTACAGTTCGTGGATGAGGGTAAGGAAAGCTATCGTGACACTACAAAGCTCCTAGCGGCTGCAAAGATACACGCGGTTCTAATGATGTATGGACCTTCGCGAGCTGGGCGCTGTCGTGTCCAAGAACGAATGCCAGAGTACATCAAGCCAATTGCCCTGCAACGTCAACGCAATCGCACTATTTTGAGTGCGCTTGCGATTGGAGACCCTTGCGATCCTAGCGCTCCGCCCTCGCCTCGCGGGTACGCGGGTGGAAAGGAAATTTATCGTCTTCTTTTAGACAAGACGTCGTTAAACGATGACAGGACAAAGGCTTTTGTGGAGCACCTGAGTGCAATTGCGCAAGAATTCGGTTCTGGCGATGCTGCACTTAACCCAGATAGAGTCGTTTAG
- a CDS encoding toll/interleukin-1 receptor domain-containing protein has protein sequence MIREDLAHLVCLIMRRICGEVSVKALSDGFKSTAPEQATLTIHILHQVVFDRFRSEQEPSANRQKAGKPHRPVRAFISYSGTSEHHKNWVADIGTYLRANGINARLDQWHLRPGMDIPQWMTNELELAERVVIISDARYADRADGRSGGDGWETMLIQGDMSNLPPDSTKYLTILRENNFDSGVPRYLKTKYCMHWNSELDQERLKTDLLQELFDIPKEPPIGLPPSLEI, from the coding sequence TTGATAAGAGAGGATCTGGCTCATCTGGTTTGTTTGATTATGCGGCGGATTTGCGGTGAAGTGAGCGTCAAAGCTCTCTCTGATGGTTTCAAGAGCACTGCCCCAGAGCAAGCGACACTCACCATTCACATCCTGCACCAGGTTGTTTTCGATAGATTTCGATCTGAGCAAGAACCTTCAGCTAACCGCCAAAAAGCAGGCAAACCCCACAGGCCGGTTAGGGCATTCATTAGCTACTCTGGAACAAGTGAACACCATAAAAACTGGGTTGCAGACATCGGCACTTACCTTAGAGCAAACGGAATAAATGCACGTCTAGATCAATGGCACCTCAGACCGGGCATGGACATACCCCAGTGGATGACCAACGAGCTCGAACTCGCTGAGCGCGTCGTTATCATATCTGATGCACGATATGCAGACCGCGCTGACGGTCGATCTGGCGGTGATGGTTGGGAGACAATGCTCATCCAAGGGGATATGTCGAACCTTCCACCAGACTCGACAAAATATCTTACCATCTTAAGGGAGAACAACTTCGACTCTGGTGTTCCGCGCTATCTCAAAACAAAATACTGCATGCACTGGAATAGTGAGTTGGACCAAGAACGGTTGAAAACGGATCTCTTACAAGAGCTATTTGATATTCCAAAGGAGCCACCTATCGGTTTGCCGCCAAGTCTGGAAATTTAG
- a CDS encoding toll/interleukin-1 receptor domain-containing protein, giving the protein MPDSEKVSIFISHGSNDKDLALALKRMLDQSFTGAIDTFVSSSDLLPGEDWYSVIRARVQNANFVLVLLTPFSYQKSWVIFEAGAAVGRGLNPIPICAKGLDIFKVIEPLNTYQVISLQDEEQVNLLVRKIELEFKLVSSINAEHIDKVLELSKPLLEQMPGPLPPAVKDREYFEVEELKREWAELAEDRKVFWDALRECFPVFRSESEILNDQITFEGLVDLADPPVGLPLQRGENLRDYSSSFAPQLKKFDRVLLDFCVGVYGPRSGEKKQFEVSIMKKDAWERFHSARGRIAKWIDRWSGSVYRGDRMEIKTLKNELESHLRIIKALCYLEIALCDWTQDEGRGKHSLFRLCRDWKDIV; this is encoded by the coding sequence ATGCCGGATTCAGAGAAGGTATCCATCTTTATCAGTCATGGAAGCAACGATAAAGATTTGGCATTGGCGCTTAAGAGAATGCTAGATCAATCTTTTACTGGTGCCATCGACACTTTTGTTTCTTCTAGCGATCTTTTGCCTGGCGAAGACTGGTATTCTGTAATAAGAGCGCGTGTGCAAAACGCAAATTTTGTCTTGGTTCTACTGACACCGTTCTCTTACCAAAAAAGCTGGGTTATTTTCGAAGCGGGCGCAGCTGTCGGAAGGGGCCTAAACCCCATACCAATCTGCGCGAAGGGTCTCGATATCTTCAAGGTAATTGAACCTCTGAATACTTATCAGGTAATTTCCCTTCAAGACGAAGAACAAGTAAATCTGTTAGTGCGCAAAATTGAGCTAGAGTTTAAGCTGGTTTCATCGATTAATGCTGAGCATATAGACAAGGTTCTTGAGCTTTCCAAACCGTTGCTGGAACAGATGCCTGGTCCACTTCCGCCCGCGGTAAAGGATCGAGAGTATTTTGAAGTTGAAGAACTCAAGCGCGAGTGGGCCGAACTTGCTGAGGATCGAAAAGTATTCTGGGATGCATTGCGAGAGTGTTTTCCTGTTTTCAGGTCAGAATCCGAGATTCTCAACGACCAAATAACATTTGAGGGGTTAGTTGATTTGGCTGATCCTCCCGTAGGATTACCTCTTCAACGTGGGGAGAACTTGAGAGATTACAGTTCAAGTTTCGCACCGCAGCTTAAGAAGTTTGATCGTGTTTTGTTGGATTTTTGTGTTGGTGTGTACGGACCTCGAAGCGGCGAAAAAAAACAGTTTGAGGTGTCGATAATGAAGAAAGACGCCTGGGAGCGGTTTCACTCTGCACGTGGCAGAATCGCGAAATGGATTGATAGGTGGTCGGGGAGTGTATACCGAGGGGATCGGATGGAAATAAAAACACTGAAGAATGAGTTGGAAAGCCATTTACGGATAATAAAGGCGTTGTGTTATCTTGAGATTGCATTGTGCGACTGGACGCAAGACGAAGGGCGGGGAAAGCACTCTTTATTTCGACTTTGCAGGGATTGGAAAGATATCGTATAG
- a CDS encoding IS110 family transposase — MNKVSHEQIIGIDVSRDWLDVHCLPETRRLRLPNSDEGHAQLVCLAQSTHALVCFEATGGQEWRLWTALDAAGIATRQLPPAQIKAFAASRGTRAKTDRIDAELIARFMAFRPDAGRELPHGKLRLLRALASKRAQLVETRKRLLAQIRAHEKLGTDGIFTEVDAELRELLDRQIGTLEDQIAQTIAADQGLAKTADILRSVPGIGPVASTILIAEMPELGQLSGEQAAALTGLAPIAHDSDAMRGKRAIGGGRRQVRHVMFQAALVASHHNPHLKIFADRLRDAGKPHKVIITAVARKLVTIANALLKSRQNWSAQTA, encoded by the coding sequence ATGAACAAAGTATCACACGAGCAGATCATCGGCATAGACGTCAGCCGCGATTGGCTTGATGTTCATTGTCTGCCGGAGACTCGTAGGTTGCGACTCCCAAACAGCGATGAGGGCCACGCGCAGCTTGTTTGTCTGGCACAATCAACGCACGCGCTTGTTTGTTTCGAGGCGACTGGAGGGCAGGAATGGCGTCTGTGGACCGCGCTGGATGCAGCCGGTATCGCGACTCGGCAGTTGCCGCCAGCTCAGATCAAAGCCTTCGCTGCCAGCCGTGGCACACGCGCCAAGACGGATCGGATCGATGCGGAACTCATTGCGCGATTCATGGCATTTCGACCAGACGCAGGGCGCGAACTGCCACATGGGAAATTGCGCCTTCTCAGAGCCTTGGCATCAAAGCGTGCGCAACTTGTCGAGACGCGCAAGAGACTTCTGGCGCAGATCAGGGCGCATGAGAAGTTGGGAACGGATGGGATTTTCACTGAAGTTGATGCTGAGCTGAGGGAGCTGTTGGATCGGCAGATCGGTACATTGGAAGATCAGATTGCGCAGACCATCGCTGCCGATCAGGGCCTTGCAAAAACCGCTGATATCTTGCGTTCTGTTCCTGGGATCGGCCCCGTTGCCAGCACTATTCTGATCGCGGAAATGCCCGAACTGGGCCAACTCTCGGGAGAACAAGCTGCCGCGCTCACGGGTCTGGCTCCCATTGCTCACGACAGCGATGCGATGCGTGGCAAGCGCGCCATTGGTGGGGGTCGGCGACAGGTACGACACGTCATGTTCCAAGCTGCTCTCGTCGCGAGTCATCACAATCCGCATCTCAAGATCTTCGCAGATCGTTTGCGTGACGCAGGCAAACCACACAAAGTCATCATCACAGCAGTCGCCAGAAAGCTTGTTACAATCGCGAACGCACTCCTCAAATCTCGGCAAAACTGGTCGGCTCAAACCGCCTGA
- a CDS encoding CHAT domain-containing protein, with translation MVEPVRTGVRNAMLDPQRSYQLLIPSQETFTSRLDEDVFDRDFHKQFLVSLQSLAYFDKSHKPINVATRNQALENCSKLVGKLFKKAEFKSEQAFTQIDLVLSFDELTQLPFETLTIPDGEGNKVHLGDHRAGKVILTRRIRGAEIQKSGPWPIRPRVLFAWAAADAKGQRSEPEHKKHYDALRDAFLHITPSRTFEGYTDVIPDAKSIITELKDASLHDIETACIEARDENAPYTHVHMLAHGVPIAKKHQNCTVYGVRLRGEDSISQDVSSEDLCKALSPMLSSCRAVTLAICDGGNETSLLEPGESLAHKLHEAGFPVVIGSQFPLTFGGSSIMVSSFYRGEANGLDVRESLLEMRRELFDYGQEQNTHDWAAITPYVRLPDDYRQRLFLTSTGADLLRMEAASDRMGKLIAANASTIDRYREEIDATCQHADALKLKLKTVDKEPDLVQIQFLKNEILGLIASSAKRRAEWYWELAKCFADYREELVGKSRHELNEARDWYKRSAEDLNNHWGVLQAAATEIITLGDASNNLFLKIGRMASENVVASESDLEKVCWAHGTLMECELLEGHIDGSTDIVEIVACFNRLKATSHGKDHPPATTIKTLIRYRDWWTKENGFFRNSEKDLSEIAARVLEKVKGSSS, from the coding sequence ATGGTTGAGCCAGTGCGGACGGGCGTCAGAAATGCAATGCTCGATCCGCAACGGAGCTATCAGCTGCTAATCCCATCTCAAGAAACCTTCACGTCTAGGCTAGATGAAGATGTCTTCGACCGTGACTTTCATAAACAGTTTTTAGTCTCGCTTCAGTCTTTAGCTTACTTTGACAAGAGCCACAAACCGATCAATGTTGCGACGCGCAACCAAGCGCTAGAGAACTGCTCCAAATTGGTGGGCAAACTGTTCAAAAAAGCAGAATTCAAGTCTGAGCAAGCCTTCACGCAAATAGACTTGGTACTTAGTTTTGATGAACTGACGCAACTTCCGTTTGAGACGCTTACAATTCCGGACGGAGAGGGAAACAAAGTCCATCTAGGTGATCATAGAGCTGGCAAAGTCATCCTAACGCGAAGAATTCGGGGAGCGGAAATTCAAAAAAGTGGCCCTTGGCCGATCAGGCCGCGTGTTCTTTTTGCATGGGCCGCGGCCGATGCAAAAGGACAGCGCAGCGAACCGGAACACAAAAAGCACTACGATGCTTTACGGGACGCCTTCTTGCATATAACTCCATCTCGGACGTTCGAGGGCTATACAGATGTTATTCCCGATGCAAAGTCGATAATTACAGAGCTCAAAGATGCTAGCCTGCACGATATTGAAACGGCATGCATAGAAGCTCGTGATGAAAACGCTCCATACACTCACGTGCATATGCTTGCTCATGGAGTCCCAATTGCAAAAAAGCATCAAAACTGCACCGTATATGGTGTTCGCCTCCGAGGAGAAGACTCGATTTCTCAAGATGTTAGTTCTGAGGACTTGTGCAAGGCTCTGTCTCCAATGCTCTCCAGTTGTCGAGCTGTCACATTGGCAATTTGCGATGGGGGAAATGAAACAAGCCTGTTAGAGCCAGGAGAGTCACTTGCACATAAGCTGCACGAGGCCGGCTTCCCTGTTGTGATAGGTTCTCAGTTTCCGCTCACATTTGGCGGTTCCAGTATTATGGTGAGCAGCTTCTATCGAGGGGAAGCCAATGGTTTGGATGTTCGCGAGTCCTTACTGGAGATGCGACGGGAGTTGTTCGATTACGGGCAAGAGCAAAACACCCATGACTGGGCTGCAATTACACCATATGTGCGGCTGCCAGACGACTATAGACAGCGATTGTTTCTGACATCCACGGGAGCTGACTTGTTGAGGATGGAAGCCGCAAGCGACCGGATGGGCAAGCTTATTGCGGCCAACGCCAGCACAATCGACAGGTATCGCGAAGAAATTGACGCGACCTGTCAACATGCTGATGCGTTAAAACTTAAACTTAAAACGGTCGACAAAGAACCGGACTTGGTCCAAATACAATTTCTAAAAAATGAAATATTGGGACTGATAGCGAGTTCAGCTAAACGCAGAGCGGAGTGGTATTGGGAGTTGGCCAAGTGTTTTGCCGATTATCGTGAAGAATTAGTTGGAAAATCGCGACATGAGTTGAATGAGGCACGGGACTGGTACAAGCGCTCTGCCGAGGACCTGAACAACCACTGGGGTGTCTTGCAAGCCGCAGCGACGGAGATCATTACCCTAGGCGATGCCAGCAACAATCTGTTCCTCAAGATCGGTCGAATGGCGAGTGAGAATGTCGTCGCATCGGAAAGCGACCTTGAAAAAGTGTGTTGGGCACACGGAACACTTATGGAATGCGAACTGCTAGAGGGACATATTGATGGTTCGACCGATATCGTCGAAATTGTTGCTTGCTTCAACAGATTGAAGGCAACGTCTCACGGCAAGGATCACCCGCCCGCGACAACCATCAAGACACTGATACGTTATCGAGATTGGTGGACGAAAGAGAACGGCTTTTTCCGGAACTCGGAGAAAGATCTATCAGAAATCGCTGCCCGAGTGCTCGAAAAGGTCAAAGGCTCATCAAGTTGA
- a CDS encoding peptidoglycan-binding protein produces MSTSPIDLCEVDVQDGILIQRGLHALGFYDGTFRGKPGPRTKDAYSRYRGADQTEEPVTGEILSYSSKVEDEFEFPGEIKTGARGIKARRVQEWLTFHNFRTAVDDDFGDATKRTVKKFQSARGLDSTGVVDEATWSHLVAPMLRAFARPEMDAPTSLSDAVLRIARQHLREHPVEISGQNKGPWVRAYMNGNEGDAWPWCAGFVTFVMKQAAKVNGIAMPIGGSFSCDILATQAKTAGLFVSERSLDNSPTEFSNSGLGSCCIFLVRRTSSDWTHTGFAFDYENGTFDTIEGNTNDEGSREGYEVCRRTRGRKKKDFIRL; encoded by the coding sequence ATGAGCACCAGCCCCATCGATTTATGTGAAGTGGATGTGCAGGACGGGATACTCATCCAGCGCGGTCTACACGCGCTGGGATTTTATGACGGGACATTTCGTGGTAAGCCCGGCCCCAGAACAAAGGATGCATATTCCCGGTATCGTGGCGCTGATCAGACCGAAGAACCCGTTACCGGCGAAATCCTTTCTTATTCTAGTAAGGTTGAAGATGAGTTTGAGTTTCCCGGCGAAATTAAGACGGGAGCGCGTGGTATAAAAGCCCGTCGCGTTCAAGAATGGCTAACATTTCACAACTTCCGGACTGCAGTAGACGATGACTTTGGCGATGCAACTAAGCGGACGGTCAAAAAATTTCAATCTGCTCGAGGCCTAGATAGCACAGGGGTGGTGGACGAGGCGACATGGAGCCACTTGGTGGCGCCCATGCTAAGAGCATTCGCGAGGCCAGAAATGGACGCGCCGACCTCGCTATCGGATGCCGTGCTGCGCATAGCCAGACAGCATTTGCGTGAGCACCCGGTCGAAATTAGCGGCCAGAATAAAGGGCCATGGGTCAGAGCCTACATGAATGGCAATGAAGGGGACGCGTGGCCATGGTGCGCAGGTTTCGTAACTTTTGTGATGAAGCAAGCAGCGAAGGTCAATGGAATTGCCATGCCAATTGGCGGGTCTTTTTCTTGTGACATACTTGCGACCCAGGCGAAAACAGCTGGTTTGTTTGTGTCAGAACGTAGCCTCGATAATTCACCGACAGAGTTCTCTAATAGTGGGCTGGGAAGTTGTTGTATCTTTCTTGTTCGAAGAACTTCGAGCGATTGGACGCACACTGGTTTCGCCTTTGACTATGAAAACGGCACATTTGATACGATCGAGGGCAACACAAACGACGAAGGGTCTAGGGAAGGGTACGAAGTTTGTCGCCGAACTCGAGGGCGCAAAAAGAAAGACTTCATTAGGTTGTGA
- a CDS encoding IS6 family transposase has translation MTKPDPFKGFQSSPEIIRLAVMLYIRFPLSLRNVEDLLHERGVEISHETVRFWWRRFGPMFASEIRKRRIEGMRSSQWRWHLDEMFVKINGERHYLWRAVDHEGEVLESIVTKTRDKKAALKFLRKLMKRHGRPHVFVTDKLRSYGAALKEIGAADRQETGRWLNNRAENSHLPFRRRERAMLRFRRMRSLQKFASVHSSVHNHFNQERHLYSREIFKLNRTAALAEWRQLCSA, from the coding sequence ATGACCAAACCTGACCCGTTCAAAGGCTTTCAAAGCAGCCCGGAAATCATCCGCCTGGCCGTGATGCTGTACATCCGTTTCCCTCTTTCGCTTCGGAATGTCGAAGATCTGTTGCATGAACGCGGTGTCGAAATCAGCCATGAAACGGTTCGGTTTTGGTGGCGCCGTTTCGGGCCGATGTTTGCCTCAGAGATCAGGAAGCGCAGGATCGAAGGCATGCGATCCAGTCAATGGCGTTGGCACCTCGACGAGATGTTCGTGAAGATCAATGGCGAACGCCACTACTTGTGGCGGGCCGTCGATCACGAGGGCGAGGTGCTTGAAAGCATTGTTACCAAGACGCGTGACAAGAAAGCGGCATTGAAATTCCTCAGGAAATTGATGAAGCGGCATGGCCGTCCACACGTATTCGTCACGGACAAGTTGCGCTCCTATGGCGCTGCGCTGAAGGAAATCGGGGCGGCGGATCGGCAAGAAACGGGCCGCTGGCTGAACAACCGGGCGGAGAATTCCCACCTACCGTTCCGACGACGAGAGAGGGCGATGCTCCGCTTCCGGCGCATGCGAAGTCTGCAGAAATTCGCCTCAGTTCATTCCTCAGTGCACAATCATTTCAATCAAGAACGCCACCTTTACTCACGAGAAATCTTCAAGCTGAACCGGACCGCCGCTCTCGCCGAGTGGCGTCAACTTTGTTCCGCATAG
- the modA gene encoding molybdate ABC transporter substrate-binding protein, producing MTLSFARRFWMVALVLGMTALAPIRAGAEGILVFAAASLKTALDEIVVGYENQTGQSVSVSYAASSVLARQIQQGAPADVFVSANTDWMDVLEQDGLIRADSRVDLLGNGLVLIGAEDHAQVGEIQPGYDLKVDLKDGYLAMALVDAVPAGIYGKAALQSLNQWEAVRTQVAQADNARAALALVAAGAAPLGIVYQSDARVEERVRVVGTFPADLHPPIIYPAALTLDAKEGAHAFLEHLKTDAATAVFLEQGFTLPVR from the coding sequence ATGACCCTATCCTTCGCCCGCCGATTTTGGATGGTGGCATTGGTCCTTGGCATGACGGCGCTGGCCCCGATCCGGGCCGGTGCAGAAGGCATTCTGGTCTTTGCAGCGGCCAGCCTCAAGACCGCCTTGGACGAAATCGTTGTCGGGTACGAAAACCAGACCGGTCAGAGCGTTTCCGTTTCCTATGCGGCGTCGTCGGTCCTGGCCCGGCAGATTCAGCAAGGTGCGCCTGCGGATGTGTTTGTCTCGGCCAATACGGATTGGATGGATGTGTTGGAGCAGGACGGATTGATCCGGGCAGACTCTCGGGTTGATCTGCTGGGCAACGGCCTGGTTCTGATCGGGGCTGAAGATCATGCGCAAGTGGGTGAAATCCAGCCCGGATATGACCTCAAGGTGGACTTGAAAGACGGCTATCTGGCCATGGCACTGGTCGACGCGGTGCCTGCCGGTATCTATGGCAAAGCTGCTTTGCAAAGTCTGAACCAGTGGGAGGCTGTGCGGACACAGGTGGCGCAGGCCGACAATGCGCGCGCTGCGCTGGCTCTGGTGGCGGCAGGGGCCGCGCCGCTTGGGATCGTGTACCAATCAGATGCCAGGGTGGAAGAAAGGGTCCGGGTCGTTGGGACGTTCCCTGCCGATCTGCATCCACCGATAATTTACCCCGCGGCACTGACCCTCGATGCAAAAGAAGGAGCACACGCCTTTCTTGAACACCTGAAAACGGATGCAGCCACGGCTGTATTTCTGGAGCAGGGATTTACCCTGCCGGTCAGGTGA
- the modB gene encoding molybdate ABC transporter permease subunit, with product MDWLGPAEAEALKLSLRVSFWATLATLPFGIFVAYALARWRFPGRQVLNGLVHLPLILPPVVTGYLLLLTFGIQGPLGRLLAEFGIVVAFRWTGAALAAGIMAFPLMVRAIRLSIEAVDPKLEQAGATLGASRPMVFCTVTLPMILPGVIAGAILAFAKAMGEFGATITFVSNIPGQTQTLPSAVYAFLQVPGGEAAATRLVLISIVIAMSALLLSEYVGRRAAARVAGS from the coding sequence TTGGATTGGTTAGGGCCTGCCGAAGCAGAAGCTTTGAAGCTATCATTGCGCGTGTCCTTCTGGGCGACGCTGGCGACTTTGCCGTTTGGTATATTTGTCGCTTATGCTCTGGCGCGTTGGCGGTTTCCCGGACGACAGGTTTTGAACGGTCTGGTGCATTTGCCTTTGATCCTGCCGCCGGTTGTCACCGGATACCTGCTGTTGCTGACTTTCGGCATTCAAGGGCCGCTGGGCCGGCTTCTGGCCGAGTTCGGGATCGTCGTGGCCTTTCGCTGGACAGGCGCGGCCCTTGCCGCCGGGATCATGGCCTTCCCTTTGATGGTCCGGGCGATCCGTTTGTCGATCGAAGCGGTGGACCCGAAGCTGGAACAGGCAGGGGCAACTCTGGGCGCGTCGCGTCCGATGGTGTTTTGCACGGTGACCTTGCCGATGATTTTGCCGGGTGTCATAGCCGGGGCTATTCTGGCCTTCGCCAAGGCCATGGGTGAATTCGGTGCGACGATTACCTTCGTGTCCAACATCCCGGGTCAGACACAGACGTTGCCTTCGGCTGTCTACGCTTTTTTGCAGGTCCCGGGCGGCGAGGCGGCCGCGACCCGGCTGGTTCTGATCTCGATCGTCATCGCAATGAGCGCGTTGTTGTTGTCGGAGTATGTGGGGCGGCGTGCCGCGGCGCGGGTGGCCGGATCATGA